From the Methanobacterium spitsbergense genome, one window contains:
- a CDS encoding DNA-directed RNA polymerase subunit A' has translation MKGILKKISQINFGLMSPENIRKMSVTKIVTPDTYDEDGYPIEAGLMDPRLGVIDPGLRCRSCGSKGGDCQGHFGHINLARPVIHVGFADTIHKVLRSTCKDCGRVLLTESEMVDYREKIENHLKNEESITAIIKEIYTVARRDKCPHCAEEQEDVKIDKPVSIVEGNYKLTASEVRERLETIPDDEYIFVGINRDIAKPEWMVLTVLPVPPVTVRPSITLETGERSEDDLTHKLVDILRINQRLKENMEAGAPQLIVEDLWELLQYHVTTYFDNEASGVPPARHRSGRPLKTLAQRLKGKEGRFRSNLSGKRVNFSARTVISPDPNISINEVGVPEMIATEVTVPVFVTEWNMDAMKKFIMNGPKKHPGANYVIRPDERKIRVYDETKETVIEKLEPGFIVERHLMDGDVVLFNRQPSLHRMSMMAHEVKVLPYKTFRLNLCVCPPYNADFDGDEMNMHVFQTEESRAEAKSLMRVQEHILSPRFGGPIIGGIHDHISGAYLLTREGSNFSEEDVFQMVKHARMPLPKPTGEEWTGKQVFSLLLPKDLNMVYKAEICRKCDECLKQECKNDAYVVIENGQIRSGAMDEKAYGAFSGKILDSIVKEYGTDKAREFLDASTKLAISGIMKRGFTTSTADEEIPREAKDRIEELLANAEAKVEKLIDAYHNEELEALPGRSLRETLEMKIMQVLGEARDKSGEIAESYFGMENHAVIMALTGARGSMLNLTQIAACVGQQSVRGGRIERGYSKRTLPHFQVGELGAKASGFVHSSYKKGLDPLEFFFHAMGGREGLVDTAIRTAQSGYMQRRLVNALQDLNVQPDGTVRDNRGVIIQTEYGEDGIDPAKSDYGKVADIDRMIDEMRIKSKVK, from the coding sequence TTGAAAGGAATTTTAAAAAAGATTTCCCAAATCAACTTTGGTCTTATGTCTCCAGAGAACATAAGAAAAATGTCCGTTACCAAAATTGTAACACCAGACACCTACGATGAGGACGGATATCCAATAGAAGCTGGACTCATGGACCCAAGGTTGGGAGTTATTGACCCAGGTCTTAGATGTAGATCCTGTGGATCAAAGGGTGGAGATTGTCAAGGACACTTTGGACATATAAATCTAGCAAGACCAGTTATACATGTTGGTTTTGCAGACACAATTCATAAAGTACTTAGATCAACTTGCAAAGACTGTGGACGTGTTCTCTTAACAGAATCTGAAATGGTAGATTACAGGGAAAAGATAGAGAATCACCTCAAAAATGAGGAGAGCATAACAGCAATTATTAAAGAAATTTACACTGTTGCAAGAAGAGATAAATGCCCTCACTGTGCAGAAGAACAGGAAGATGTCAAAATTGATAAACCAGTTTCAATAGTTGAAGGAAACTATAAACTCACTGCAAGTGAGGTAAGGGAAAGGTTAGAAACCATTCCTGATGATGAGTATATATTCGTTGGAATAAATCGTGATATTGCGAAACCCGAATGGATGGTTTTAACTGTACTTCCAGTTCCACCAGTAACTGTGAGGCCTTCAATAACACTTGAAACAGGGGAAAGATCTGAAGATGATCTAACCCACAAGCTTGTTGATATTTTAAGGATCAACCAGAGACTTAAAGAGAACATGGAAGCAGGAGCACCACAACTGATAGTTGAAGATCTCTGGGAACTTTTACAGTACCATGTTACAACTTACTTTGATAATGAAGCATCTGGTGTGCCACCTGCTAGACATCGTTCAGGAAGGCCACTTAAAACACTTGCACAACGTTTAAAAGGTAAAGAAGGACGTTTCAGAAGTAATTTATCCGGTAAAAGGGTAAATTTCTCTGCAAGAACAGTTATATCTCCAGATCCAAACATCAGTATAAATGAGGTAGGAGTTCCGGAGATGATTGCCACAGAAGTTACTGTACCAGTTTTTGTAACTGAATGGAATATGGATGCAATGAAGAAGTTCATTATGAACGGTCCAAAAAAGCATCCTGGAGCTAATTATGTTATACGACCAGATGAAAGGAAGATAAGGGTGTATGACGAGACCAAGGAAACTGTTATCGAAAAATTGGAACCTGGTTTCATAGTAGAAAGACATCTAATGGATGGAGATGTAGTTTTATTCAATAGGCAACCTTCTCTCCACAGGATGTCAATGATGGCCCATGAAGTTAAAGTTTTACCCTACAAAACATTCAGATTGAATTTATGTGTATGTCCACCATACAATGCTGATTTTGATGGGGATGAAATGAACATGCACGTATTCCAGACAGAAGAATCCCGTGCAGAGGCCAAGTCCCTTATGAGGGTTCAGGAACACATACTCTCCCCAAGATTTGGAGGACCTATCATAGGTGGAATACACGATCATATATCTGGCGCATATCTTCTAACAAGAGAAGGTTCAAACTTCTCAGAAGAAGATGTATTCCAAATGGTTAAACATGCAAGAATGCCATTACCAAAACCAACAGGTGAAGAGTGGACTGGAAAACAGGTTTTTAGCCTGCTGCTTCCAAAGGATCTGAACATGGTTTACAAGGCAGAGATATGCAGAAAATGTGATGAATGCCTTAAACAGGAATGTAAAAATGATGCATATGTTGTTATTGAAAATGGACAGATTAGATCGGGAGCCATGGATGAAAAAGCATATGGTGCATTTTCAGGTAAGATACTTGATTCCATAGTCAAGGAGTATGGTACAGACAAGGCACGTGAATTCCTTGATGCATCAACAAAACTTGCAATATCTGGAATAATGAAAAGGGGTTTCACAACCAGTACCGCAGACGAAGAAATACCAAGGGAAGCCAAGGACCGTATAGAGGAGTTATTGGCAAATGCAGAGGCAAAGGTTGAAAAACTTATCGATGCATACCATAATGAAGAACTAGAAGCCCTCCCTGGCCGAAGTCTGAGGGAAACACTCGAAATGAAGATAATGCAGGTACTTGGTGAAGCAAGGGACAAGTCTGGTGAAATAGCAGAAAGTTACTTTGGAATGGAGAACCATGCAGTTATAATGGCACTTACAGGTGCTAGAGGATCAATGTTGAACCTGACCCAGATTGCAGCATGTGTAGGTCAGCAGTCTGTTCGTGGTGGGCGTATAGAGAGAGGTTACAGTAAACGTACCTTACCTCATTTCCAAGTTGGAGAATTAGGTGCAAAGGCAAGTGGATTTGTTCACTCAAGCTACAAAAAAGGCCTGGACCCACTAGAATTTTTCTTCCATGCAATGGGAGGAAGGGAAGGACTTGTGGATACAGCTATACGTACTGCACAGAGTGGTTACATGCAACGAAGACTTGTTAATGCCCTCCAGGATCTGAATGTACAACCAGATGGAACTGTGAGGGACAACAGGGGAGTTATCATCCAAACAGAATATGGTGAAGATGGTATAGACCCTGCAAAAAGTGACTATGGTAAAGTTGCAGATATAGACAGGATGATCGATGAAATGAGAATAAAATCCAAGGTTAAATAA
- the rpoA2 gene encoding DNA-directed RNA polymerase subunit A'', protein MDIEKVEKVVKKKRTKFPEKLIYEIAEAAERHELNDKELDELVKEIKKANQRAGVENGEAVGTVAAQSVGEPGTQMTMRTFHYAGVAELNVTLGLPRLIEIVDARKKISTPTMGIYFDEEYSADEEFVRRIANRIGKIVLNDILKDFNVNYANMNLSIEIDEAKVEDKRLDHDEIIAKIEKAFKKVEIDKNLLSFEPTISDPKHAIRELRLLADKVRDLQISGVKNIGKVVIRKEGAEWAIHTEGSNLGAVLKMEGVNKTRTSTNDIHEVEKVLGVEAARNAIIHEAQSTMEEQGLTVDVRHIMLVADMMTADGKVKSIGRHGISGEKASVLARASFEETGKHLLRASIRGEIDHLTGIIENIIIGQPIPLGTGSVGVIMKEKK, encoded by the coding sequence GTGGACATAGAGAAGGTAGAAAAGGTTGTTAAGAAGAAAAGGACCAAATTTCCTGAAAAACTTATTTATGAAATAGCTGAAGCAGCCGAAAGACATGAATTAAATGACAAGGAATTAGATGAACTTGTTAAGGAAATTAAAAAGGCAAACCAGCGTGCAGGTGTCGAAAATGGAGAAGCAGTTGGTACTGTTGCTGCACAGTCTGTTGGGGAGCCTGGTACTCAGATGACCATGCGTACTTTTCACTATGCAGGTGTTGCAGAGCTGAATGTTACATTGGGACTGCCGCGTCTAATAGAAATTGTTGACGCCAGAAAGAAGATATCAACTCCAACAATGGGAATATACTTCGATGAAGAGTACAGTGCAGACGAAGAATTCGTAAGGCGAATAGCCAATCGTATTGGTAAAATTGTCTTAAATGATATTCTAAAGGATTTTAACGTCAATTATGCAAATATGAACCTTTCCATCGAGATCGATGAAGCCAAGGTTGAAGATAAAAGACTAGACCATGACGAGATCATAGCCAAGATAGAAAAAGCTTTTAAGAAAGTAGAAATAGATAAGAACCTACTCAGTTTTGAACCTACGATTTCTGATCCTAAACATGCAATAAGAGAATTAAGACTTTTAGCTGATAAGGTCCGCGATCTCCAGATAAGTGGTGTTAAAAACATCGGGAAGGTTGTGATCAGGAAAGAAGGTGCAGAATGGGCTATACACACTGAAGGTTCAAATCTTGGAGCCGTCCTCAAAATGGAAGGTGTTAATAAGACTAGAACAAGCACTAATGACATCCATGAGGTAGAGAAGGTTTTAGGAGTAGAGGCAGCGCGAAATGCAATCATACATGAAGCACAGAGTACAATGGAAGAACAGGGACTTACAGTTGATGTAAGGCATATAATGCTGGTTGCAGATATGATGACTGCTGATGGTAAGGTAAAATCCATTGGAAGACACGGTATAAGCGGTGAAAAGGCCAGTGTTCTTGCAAGAGCTTCTTTTGAAGAAACAGGTAAACACCTTTTAAGAGCCAGTATTAGGGGAGAAATTGATCACCTCACTGGTATAATTGAAAATATTATAATAGGGCAGCCAATACCACTGGGAACAGGGTCTGTTGGCGTCATTATGAAAGAGAAGAAATAG
- a CDS encoding 50S ribosomal protein L30e has protein sequence MDIDRGIRVAVDTGNVILGSDKSIQELKLGKGKLVILAGNCPKDIREDVEQYSELSDITVYNYDGTSVDLGSVCGKPFTVATLIIKDPGDSTILEIMG, from the coding sequence ATGGATATAGATAGAGGAATAAGAGTTGCTGTAGATACAGGTAATGTTATACTAGGATCTGATAAATCAATTCAGGAGCTGAAGCTTGGAAAGGGTAAGCTCGTGATACTTGCAGGTAACTGTCCTAAAGATATAAGGGAAGATGTTGAGCAGTATTCAGAATTATCAGATATCACTGTTTACAATTATGATGGTACAAGTGTGGATCTTGGATCTGTATGTGGTAAACCATTCACAGTTGCAACGTTAATTATTAAGGATCCTGGTGACTCCACTATATTAGAGATTATGGGGTAG
- a CDS encoding NusA-like transcription termination signal-binding factor: MTIKFSTNEIRYIALFESMTGAMVKDLLVDDENGKLTFLVKKGDMGLAIGKRGSTVAKVQKTVDKGVEVIEHSDDQVEFIGNLMAPAKIRSIRILQKENGEKIATLETDSRNKRTAIGKGGQNIERARLLAKRQHNINNIIIK, encoded by the coding sequence GTGACTATAAAATTTTCAACCAATGAAATAAGGTACATTGCACTGTTTGAAAGTATGACCGGTGCAATGGTAAAGGACCTTTTAGTTGATGATGAAAATGGTAAATTAACCTTCCTTGTTAAAAAGGGAGATATGGGACTTGCCATTGGAAAAAGAGGCAGTACTGTTGCCAAGGTTCAAAAAACAGTTGACAAGGGTGTTGAGGTTATTGAACACTCTGATGATCAAGTTGAATTCATAGGTAATCTCATGGCTCCGGCCAAGATCAGAAGTATAAGAATACTTCAGAAGGAAAATGGGGAGAAGATTGCCACTCTTGAAACAGATTCAAGAAATAAAAGAACTGCTATTGGGAAGGGTGGCCAAAATATTGAACGAGCCAGACTCTTGGCCAAGAGACAGCATAATATAAATAACATTATTATAAAATAG
- a CDS encoding 30S ribosomal protein S12 produces MPGLFAAKKLKKNRQNFRWKDVEYKRKALRLDVKADPLEGAPQARGIVIEKVGVEAKQPNSAIRKCVRVQLIKNGKQLTAFAPGDGAIGFIDEHDEVMIEGIGGPSGRSMGDIPGVRWKVTKVNNVSLQQMVIGRIEKPVR; encoded by the coding sequence TTGCCAGGACTTTTCGCAGCAAAAAAGCTTAAAAAGAATAGACAAAATTTCAGGTGGAAGGATGTGGAATATAAGAGGAAAGCTCTTAGATTAGATGTAAAAGCAGATCCACTTGAAGGCGCACCCCAAGCTAGAGGAATCGTTATTGAAAAAGTAGGTGTAGAGGCAAAACAGCCAAACTCTGCTATAAGGAAATGTGTACGTGTCCAGCTTATAAAAAATGGTAAACAATTAACAGCCTTCGCTCCAGGAGACGGTGCAATAGGTTTCATTGATGAACATGACGAAGTCATGATCGAGGGAATCGGAGGGCCTTCAGGAAGGTCTATGGGTGATATCCCTGGTGTTAGATGGAAGGTTACAAAAGTTAACAACGTATCATTACAACAAATGGTTATAGGTAGAATAGAAAAACCTGTAAGATAA
- a CDS encoding 30S ribosomal protein S7, translating to MSFKVFDKWDLEEVKVEDLGLVNYICLDEILVPHTLGRHVKRQFAKSKVSIVERLMNKIMRTQRNSGKKNKSYNIVKGALDIINQRSKKNPIQVLVKAVENTSPREETTRIKYGGIGYQVAVDIAPQRRVDLAVGFLTRGALQSSFKRKRSVEECLADELLFAAEYDTRSFAIGKKEEKERIARSAH from the coding sequence ATGAGTTTTAAGGTCTTCGATAAATGGGATTTAGAAGAGGTGAAGGTAGAGGACTTAGGTCTTGTAAACTACATTTGCCTTGACGAAATTCTGGTTCCGCACACCCTAGGAAGGCATGTTAAAAGGCAGTTCGCAAAATCCAAAGTTTCCATAGTTGAAAGACTCATGAACAAAATCATGAGAACACAGAGAAACTCTGGGAAAAAGAACAAGTCTTACAACATAGTTAAAGGGGCATTGGATATTATAAACCAGAGGTCAAAAAAGAACCCTATTCAGGTTCTAGTGAAAGCGGTAGAAAACACTTCTCCACGTGAAGAAACAACCAGAATAAAGTATGGTGGAATAGGATATCAAGTTGCAGTGGATATAGCACCACAGAGAAGGGTTGATCTGGCTGTTGGATTCTTAACAAGAGGCGCTCTACAATCATCATTCAAAAGGAAACGATCTGTAGAAGAATGTCTTGCTGATGAACTTCTTTTTGCTGCAGAGTACGATACAAGAAGCTTTGCAATCGGAAAGAAGGAAGAAAAAGAGAGAATTGCAAGATCTGCCCACTAA
- a CDS encoding elongation factor EF-2 — protein sequence MSRRTKMINKIKELMYTPKYIRNIGIVAHIDHGKTTLSDNLLAGAGMISRELAGDQRFLDFDDQEQARGITIDAANVSMVHKYREDEYLINLIDTPGHVDFGGDVTRAMRAVDGAVVVICAVEGIMPQTETVLRQALKENVRPVLFINKVDRLINELKLEGDELQNRFLKIIASANKLIKNMAPEQFKKEWLARVEDGSVAFGSAYHNWAINVPMMQKTGITFNDIREACRDDKQKDLADKVPIHDVLLGMVVDHLPSPDVSQRYRVPSIWNGDIESVEGQGMINTDPDSPLAVMITNVSIDKHAGEIATGRVYGGTIEKGSEIYFVGSHGKARIQQVGVYMGPERINTDKVPAGNIVAITGAKNAMAGETVTNLGTVIDPFEGIEHISEPVVTVAVEAKSTKDLPKLIEVLRQIGKEDPTVRVEINEETGEHLISGMGELHLEIITYRIDEKGVEIETSEPIVVYRETIAGKAGPVEGKSPNKHNRYYIDIEPLSDELFNAIQDGKIKEGRVKKKENTSTFTEYGLPKDEAKKVWDVYKRSLFINMTRGIQYLDEIKELLLEGFESALDDGPIAREKVMGLKITLKDAKIHEDAVHRGPAQVLPAIRKAVYGAIMLANPTLLEPIQKVFINVPQDYMGAATREIQNRRGQIVDMSQEGDMATLESTVPVAEMFGFAGDIRSAAEGRCLWSTESAGFVRLPPELQKTIIREIRARKGLTPEPYGPDHYIG from the coding sequence GTGAGTAGACGTACTAAAATGATTAATAAGATTAAGGAATTGATGTACACTCCTAAGTATATAAGGAACATCGGTATTGTAGCCCATATTGACCATGGGAAAACTACACTATCTGACAACCTCCTGGCTGGAGCTGGCATGATCTCTAGAGAACTTGCAGGTGATCAGCGGTTTCTGGACTTTGATGACCAGGAACAAGCAAGAGGAATTACCATAGATGCAGCAAACGTTTCAATGGTCCACAAGTACAGGGAAGATGAGTACCTAATAAACCTCATAGACACACCTGGTCACGTTGACTTCGGTGGAGATGTTACAAGGGCAATGAGAGCTGTTGACGGTGCAGTTGTTGTTATATGTGCAGTTGAAGGTATAATGCCACAGACAGAAACTGTTCTGCGTCAGGCTTTAAAAGAAAATGTTCGGCCTGTTTTATTCATAAACAAGGTTGATCGTCTTATAAACGAGCTCAAACTTGAGGGAGATGAATTACAGAACAGGTTCCTTAAGATAATAGCCAGTGCTAATAAGCTCATAAAAAATATGGCTCCAGAGCAGTTCAAGAAGGAATGGCTTGCAAGAGTTGAGGATGGAAGTGTTGCATTTGGTTCAGCATATCATAATTGGGCTATAAATGTTCCAATGATGCAGAAAACAGGTATAACATTTAACGATATTCGTGAAGCTTGTCGAGACGACAAACAGAAGGACTTAGCAGACAAAGTCCCTATACACGATGTACTTTTAGGGATGGTTGTGGACCACCTTCCAAGTCCTGATGTCTCCCAGAGATACAGGGTGCCAAGTATATGGAATGGTGATATAGAATCTGTTGAAGGGCAGGGTATGATTAACACCGACCCAGATTCACCACTTGCTGTGATGATCACAAACGTAAGCATAGACAAACATGCAGGTGAAATTGCAACTGGAAGGGTTTATGGTGGAACCATAGAAAAAGGATCTGAAATATATTTCGTAGGATCCCATGGAAAAGCCAGAATCCAACAAGTAGGAGTTTACATGGGCCCAGAACGTATTAACACAGATAAAGTTCCTGCAGGAAACATAGTCGCTATAACCGGTGCAAAGAATGCTATGGCTGGTGAAACAGTAACCAACCTTGGAACAGTCATCGATCCCTTTGAAGGTATTGAACACATATCTGAACCAGTTGTTACGGTTGCAGTCGAAGCCAAAAGCACCAAAGACCTTCCAAAACTCATAGAAGTTTTAAGACAAATTGGAAAGGAAGATCCAACTGTGAGAGTTGAGATTAACGAAGAAACAGGCGAACACCTCATATCCGGTATGGGTGAACTTCACCTTGAGATCATAACCTACCGTATAGATGAAAAAGGTGTGGAAATCGAGACTTCAGAACCAATCGTTGTGTACAGGGAAACTATTGCCGGAAAAGCAGGCCCTGTCGAAGGAAAATCTCCGAACAAGCACAACAGGTATTATATTGACATAGAACCTTTATCCGACGAACTTTTCAATGCCATTCAGGACGGAAAGATCAAAGAAGGCCGTGTTAAAAAGAAAGAAAACACTTCAACCTTCACGGAGTATGGTCTTCCCAAGGACGAGGCCAAAAAGGTATGGGATGTTTACAAAAGATCTCTCTTTATCAATATGACACGTGGTATCCAGTACCTGGATGAGATAAAAGAACTTCTACTCGAAGGATTTGAAAGTGCACTTGATGATGGGCCAATAGCCAGAGAGAAGGTTATGGGACTTAAAATAACACTCAAAGACGCTAAAATTCACGAGGATGCTGTTCACAGGGGTCCTGCTCAGGTTTTACCCGCAATAAGGAAAGCTGTGTACGGTGCAATCATGCTGGCTAACCCAACACTATTGGAGCCAATACAAAAAGTATTTATCAACGTTCCACAAGACTATATGGGTGCAGCAACTAGGGAAATACAGAACAGAAGAGGACAGATAGTGGACATGTCACAAGAAGGAGACATGGCTACATTGGAATCAACTGTACCTGTTGCTGAAATGTTCGGATTCGCAGGAGATATAAGATCTGCTGCTGAAGGTCGATGTCTCTGGTCAACAGAGAGTGCTGGCTTTGTAAGATTGCCTCCTGAACTTCAGAAGACAATTATAAGAGAGATAAGAGCTAGGAAAGGATTAACTCCAGAGCCTTACGGACCAGACCATTACATAGGCTGA
- the tuf gene encoding translation elongation factor EF-1 subunit alpha, with the protein MAKQKEHMNLAFIGHVDHGKSTLVGHILLQSGAIAEQQLSEGENKFRFVMDKLQEERERGVTIDLAHAKFDTPKYEFTIVDCPGHRDFVKNMITGASQADAAVLVVAIDDGVMPQTKEHAFLARTLGINQLIIAINKMDLVKYDEEKFNELKEEVSALIKTVAYKPKDINFIPISAFQGDNITTSSENTPWYKGPSLVESLAELKAPEKPTQLPLRVPVQDVYSITGVGTVPVGRVETGIMKKGDNIIFEPPGSTGEVKTIEMHHEMLDQAEPGDNVGFNVRGVGKNDIRRGDVAGHTSNAPTVAKEFTAQIVVLQHPGVITVGYTPVFHCHTAQVACTFMELQKKLDPATGQTKEENPDFLKTGDAAFVVVRPTKPMVIEKIKEIPHMGRFAIRDMGQTVAAGMCIDIVPAK; encoded by the coding sequence ATGGCTAAACAAAAAGAACATATGAACTTAGCGTTTATTGGACACGTAGACCATGGTAAATCAACACTTGTCGGACACATTCTCTTACAATCAGGAGCTATAGCTGAACAGCAGCTCTCAGAAGGTGAAAACAAGTTTAGATTTGTTATGGACAAGCTCCAAGAAGAAAGAGAAAGAGGGGTTACAATCGACCTTGCACACGCAAAATTCGATACTCCTAAATATGAATTCACAATTGTGGACTGTCCCGGTCACAGGGATTTCGTTAAAAACATGATTACCGGTGCATCACAAGCAGACGCAGCCGTATTAGTAGTTGCAATTGACGATGGTGTAATGCCACAGACCAAAGAACATGCTTTCCTTGCAAGAACTCTAGGTATCAACCAATTAATCATTGCAATAAACAAAATGGATCTTGTAAAATACGATGAAGAAAAATTCAACGAACTCAAAGAAGAAGTATCTGCTTTAATCAAAACAGTAGCATACAAACCAAAAGATATCAACTTCATACCAATCTCTGCATTCCAGGGAGACAACATCACAACATCATCTGAAAACACACCATGGTACAAGGGACCATCACTTGTTGAATCCCTTGCTGAACTCAAAGCTCCAGAAAAACCAACACAGCTACCATTAAGGGTACCTGTTCAGGATGTTTACTCAATCACTGGTGTCGGAACTGTCCCAGTGGGAAGAGTAGAAACTGGAATAATGAAAAAAGGTGACAACATCATATTTGAACCTCCGGGCTCAACTGGAGAAGTAAAAACTATCGAAATGCACCACGAAATGCTTGATCAAGCAGAACCAGGTGACAACGTAGGTTTCAACGTCAGAGGTGTTGGTAAAAACGACATCAGAAGAGGAGACGTAGCTGGACATACATCAAATGCACCAACAGTTGCAAAAGAGTTCACAGCACAGATCGTTGTACTACAGCACCCAGGTGTTATCACCGTTGGATACACACCTGTATTCCACTGTCACACAGCACAGGTTGCATGTACCTTTATGGAACTCCAGAAAAAATTGGACCCAGCAACAGGTCAGACAAAAGAAGAAAACCCAGATTTCCTTAAAACTGGTGACGCAGCATTTGTTGTTGTCAGACCAACAAAACCTATGGTAATCGAAAAGATCAAGGAAATTCCACACATGGGAAGATTCGCTATAAGGGACATGGGTCAAACAGTGGCAGCTGGAATGTGTATTGATATCGTACCAGCGAAGTAA
- the rpsJ gene encoding 30S ribosomal protein S10 → MHKARIKLTGTDPEKLAYVCDQLKRIAERTGVDLSGPIPLPTKKLVVPTRKSPDGEGKATWEKWELRIHKRLVGIEADERAMRQVMKVNVPDNVSIEIELKS, encoded by the coding sequence ATGCACAAAGCCAGAATAAAACTCACAGGTACAGATCCTGAGAAACTTGCATATGTATGTGATCAGCTCAAAAGAATAGCAGAGAGAACAGGCGTGGACCTATCCGGACCAATACCATTGCCAACCAAAAAACTTGTGGTGCCAACCCGTAAATCTCCAGATGGAGAGGGAAAAGCAACATGGGAAAAATGGGAGCTCCGAATCCACAAGAGACTTGTTGGGATTGAAGCAGATGAACGTGCAATGCGTCAAGTCATGAAGGTCAATGTACCAGACAACGTGAGCATAGAAATCGAATTAAAAAGCTAA
- a CDS encoding YdhR family protein, protein MSYTQISTFIKTITGITIGKIQFKRDEINKTVQMLDGHRFTVFRHVIKKSKNQKGQKPAVLCVRFHVNGMSPERNIKYSLLPMLFILGLPGFREKYWMINRRNGDFQGLYEWNSVEQAEKYVNSFAMNFMAKRSIPGSVSYEIIPEIGLADHLRHLEL, encoded by the coding sequence ATGAGTTACACCCAAATATCAACTTTCATAAAAACAATAACAGGAATCACAATAGGTAAAATACAATTCAAAAGAGATGAAATCAATAAAACTGTACAAATGTTAGATGGCCATAGATTCACTGTATTTAGACATGTAATAAAAAAATCAAAAAATCAGAAAGGGCAAAAACCAGCAGTATTATGTGTCAGATTTCATGTAAACGGAATGTCACCCGAAAGAAACATAAAATATTCACTTTTGCCAATGTTATTTATACTTGGTCTTCCCGGATTCAGGGAAAAATATTGGATGATAAATAGAAGAAACGGAGATTTCCAGGGATTATATGAATGGAACAGTGTTGAACAAGCTGAAAAATATGTCAATTCTTTTGCAATGAATTTTATGGCTAAAAGATCCATTCCAGGTTCTGTTTCATATGAGATAATTCCAGAAATTGGTCTTGCTGATCATCTAAGACATTTAGAACTATAA
- a CDS encoding Ku protein, giving the protein MRSIWSGYLSFGSILIPVRQYAASGTLHVSFHQVHKTDCGRVRYKKVCEKDGEELNPEDIIKAYIVGGECLKFTDEELDSLKPFSTKIMEILGFCNIKEIPMEALNKPYYLGTDSPKKGGAGKSFLLLKESMNKSNKVAVVKWVSRTNEYLGMLQPYEKGLLLKQLLYHEQVKPIEEVEVLDAEVEDDLVDKGVKAIEKMTFKFDWSKYTETYTQEVKELVERKFIGEEVVVGEFKVPETRSIEAELEKMLEE; this is encoded by the coding sequence ATGAGGTCAATATGGTCGGGATATTTATCGTTTGGTTCAATTCTCATACCTGTCCGTCAATATGCTGCAAGTGGAACTCTTCATGTCAGTTTTCACCAAGTTCATAAGACTGATTGTGGAAGAGTTCGTTATAAAAAGGTGTGTGAAAAGGATGGTGAGGAACTCAATCCTGAAGATATAATAAAAGCATATATTGTTGGGGGTGAATGTCTTAAATTCACTGACGAGGAATTAGATTCTCTCAAACCATTTTCAACAAAAATTATGGAAATATTAGGTTTCTGCAACATAAAAGAAATCCCTATGGAAGCACTGAACAAACCATATTATCTAGGTACAGATTCTCCAAAGAAGGGAGGGGCAGGTAAAAGTTTTCTTCTTTTAAAAGAATCAATGAATAAAAGCAATAAAGTAGCGGTAGTTAAGTGGGTGTCAAGAACCAACGAGTATCTTGGAATGTTACAACCATATGAAAAAGGTTTACTCCTAAAACAGCTTTTATATCATGAACAAGTAAAGCCAATAGAAGAAGTTGAAGTATTAGATGCAGAAGTTGAAGATGACTTGGTTGATAAGGGCGTTAAGGCTATTGAAAAGATGACATTCAAGTTTGATTGGTCAAAATACACAGAAACATACACTCAAGAGGTTAAGGAACTTGTTGAAAGGAAATTCATAGGTGAAGAAGTGGTAGTGGGTGAATTCAAAGTACCCGAAACCCGTTCAATTGAAGCTGAATTAGAAAAGATGCTGGAAGAATAG